One window from the genome of Glycine soja cultivar W05 chromosome 12, ASM419377v2, whole genome shotgun sequence encodes:
- the LOC114380148 gene encoding cytochrome b5 domain-containing protein RLF-like isoform X3, translating into MDIDDDFTFCQKEATVGSLSFTVTSTASSRPNESTTKLVPTQANISSLKSPAQKNSVKKPTVRAKVPFEKGYSQMDWLKLTQTHPDLAGLKGQSNKRLISMDEVRKHQTEGQMWTVLKGRVYNISPYMKFHPGGVDMLMKAVGKDCTSLFNKYHAWVNAEFLLEKCFVGTLDEGQ; encoded by the exons ATGGACATTGATGATGATTTCACATTTTGTCAG AAGGAGGCTACCGTTGGTTCTTTGTCTTTCACTGTAACTAGCACAGCTTCTAGTCGGCCAAATGAATCCACCACAAAATTAGTACCAACTCAGGCTAACATTTCGTCTCTAAAGTCACCGGCACAGAAGAATTCCGTTAAGAAGCCAACGGTTCGGGCCAAAGTTCCTTTTGAGAAAGGCTACAGTCAAATGGACTGGCTCAAGCTCACCCAAACACATCCTGACCTTGCAG GTCTGAAAGGGCAGTCAAACAAGAGACTTATTTCTATGGATGAAGTTAGAAAACACCAGACAGAGGGCCAAATGTGGACTGTATTAAAAGGCCGTGTTTATAATATATCTCCATACATGAAGTTTCACCCTGGAG GTGTTGATATGTTGATGAAGGCGGTGGGAAAAGATTGCACATCTTTATTCA ATAAATACCATGCTTGGGTTAATGCTGAATTCTTATTGGAAAAATGCTTTGTGGGTACCTTAGATGAAGGTCAGTGA
- the LOC114380148 gene encoding cytochrome b5 domain-containing protein RLF-like isoform X1 yields the protein MDIDDDFTFCQVSAPVDVETNKLASDIADISIKEESSNASNTAQDNALPNQKEATVGSLSFTVTSTASSRPNESTTKLVPTQANISSLKSPAQKNSVKKPTVRAKVPFEKGYSQMDWLKLTQTHPDLAGLKGQSNKRLISMDEVRKHQTEGQMWTVLKGRVYNISPYMKFHPGGVDMLMKAVGKDCTSLFNKYHAWVNAEFLLEKCFVGTLDEGQ from the exons ATGGACATTGATGATGATTTCACATTTTGTCAG GTCAGTGCACCTGTTGATGTTGAAACAAACAAGCTTGCTTCAGATATAGCTGATATTTCCATTAAAGAAGAATCTTCAAATGCATCTAATACTGCTCAGGATAATGCTTTACCCAATCAGAAGGAGGCTACCGTTGGTTCTTTGTCTTTCACTGTAACTAGCACAGCTTCTAGTCGGCCAAATGAATCCACCACAAAATTAGTACCAACTCAGGCTAACATTTCGTCTCTAAAGTCACCGGCACAGAAGAATTCCGTTAAGAAGCCAACGGTTCGGGCCAAAGTTCCTTTTGAGAAAGGCTACAGTCAAATGGACTGGCTCAAGCTCACCCAAACACATCCTGACCTTGCAG GTCTGAAAGGGCAGTCAAACAAGAGACTTATTTCTATGGATGAAGTTAGAAAACACCAGACAGAGGGCCAAATGTGGACTGTATTAAAAGGCCGTGTTTATAATATATCTCCATACATGAAGTTTCACCCTGGAG GTGTTGATATGTTGATGAAGGCGGTGGGAAAAGATTGCACATCTTTATTCA ATAAATACCATGCTTGGGTTAATGCTGAATTCTTATTGGAAAAATGCTTTGTGGGTACCTTAGATGAAGGTCAGTGA
- the LOC114380148 gene encoding cytochrome b5 domain-containing protein RLF-like isoform X2: MDIDDDFTFCQDNALPNQKEATVGSLSFTVTSTASSRPNESTTKLVPTQANISSLKSPAQKNSVKKPTVRAKVPFEKGYSQMDWLKLTQTHPDLAGLKGQSNKRLISMDEVRKHQTEGQMWTVLKGRVYNISPYMKFHPGGVDMLMKAVGKDCTSLFNKYHAWVNAEFLLEKCFVGTLDEGQ; encoded by the exons ATGGACATTGATGATGATTTCACATTTTGTCAG GATAATGCTTTACCCAATCAGAAGGAGGCTACCGTTGGTTCTTTGTCTTTCACTGTAACTAGCACAGCTTCTAGTCGGCCAAATGAATCCACCACAAAATTAGTACCAACTCAGGCTAACATTTCGTCTCTAAAGTCACCGGCACAGAAGAATTCCGTTAAGAAGCCAACGGTTCGGGCCAAAGTTCCTTTTGAGAAAGGCTACAGTCAAATGGACTGGCTCAAGCTCACCCAAACACATCCTGACCTTGCAG GTCTGAAAGGGCAGTCAAACAAGAGACTTATTTCTATGGATGAAGTTAGAAAACACCAGACAGAGGGCCAAATGTGGACTGTATTAAAAGGCCGTGTTTATAATATATCTCCATACATGAAGTTTCACCCTGGAG GTGTTGATATGTTGATGAAGGCGGTGGGAAAAGATTGCACATCTTTATTCA ATAAATACCATGCTTGGGTTAATGCTGAATTCTTATTGGAAAAATGCTTTGTGGGTACCTTAGATGAAGGTCAGTGA